CGTCGGAGTTGGGCTCGGTCCCGGATCCGCTGTTCATCGTCGACCGGCCACATCATCGCCACAAATACTGGTAAGACCCCCTGAGACGACTCGCCGAACCCTGCTCTCCATATTTTTTTGGTAAGTCACATGCTGGTGACCTAGTGCTCGTGTTTGGCCACCGACCGATCATGGCGCCGTTGTGGTGCCTCGGTTGTCGCAGCCGTCGCAGTCGGGGGAAGGGATGATGCGTGCACCGTTGGATCGGGTGTCTACGACTGCGATTAGAAGTCATGTACCAATTCGGTGGTTGAATCCATGTCGTTAGATGATGATCGGATGCACACGCATAGGCTTCGATTATTTTAAATCCATGCCATTGATCGGGCATCCTGCGTCTGCGAGTGAATACGGGGTGAGTTGAGGGCCTGATCTAATCCGGACCGCTCGTCGTTGATCCAACAACCGGGAACACGTACCATGTCGCAGAGGGCTCGATCTAACCCTGGCCGCGTGATTTAGATCTTACGACCAACACTGCTTCAGACCCCTTCGGCCTAGGAATCTTTCTAAAGAGACCTCTATTTTTAGGATATCAACCGTCGTCCAACTTAATTAGAAAATAATTACAGCGGAGCCCTGGATTTACAGTGAAGCCCCTGTAGAACATCTGACTTATGCGTGCAGTCCAGAAAACCAGTAAATGGAATAGAAGAATAtataaaatgatttttagtattaaaataattccagaaacatatttaattcataactaatttattttaatttctttttaatccattccagatgcaataattttgttttaatattgtttatcacctggtaACTCCATTTTATCAAAAAATatagattaaaattattcatttagTTTATTCTATACCAACcacataaaaccttcggaaaaTAATAACTTGTTAtccgtaactctgaatttagtgattcttgaacctacaatctcgttacgatgcgtagattattatcatgCATTATATTCCCCTGTTTggcgtgatgttaatttctcctatactatgtttgtttgtattgcttcgagtagacgagcaagtgaccgaGGACCCCGGTACCCAGTAGGTGGAAaatactgagcaggagctcattgacggcaagttgtgcccttgaccacttttatttatctaataatattctctataatTATTTTGGCATGCttagcttaattttgatgggacccaataggtcaccctaattTGGTCATCttcacaccttgtttacccctgaacttttgggtagtctttgctatagctatatatggttttgggtgttaagataattATTACTCATGATCAGGCTTTATTATTGTTGTTCTATTCttttcatgataagactattatgttaattagaacatggagcttaacttgagaaacacatgccaccagaagggtggaatgggatgcccttgtctGACTAAtttggaaagctagtggaagtctagcttacccgaaaggggcaagggaagtaggggagttgtcggtgtagggaggttctcgggttaattttgctgtgatggcttttcagacaggggattcctgcattgtgctccctagaaactgtagcgagttttctgaagctagtggaactttgtaaaggcctcgtagtggtaccctgccttgcttccttggtagaTGTGTATGGGTCCGATCagtcccgtggcaaatgggtaacatgacttgtgggtaaatagtacaacctctgcagagtgtaaaactggtatactagtcgtgctcgcggtcatgagctcgTATGATTAACTTATaaaattaaacttaatttgtcatttgccaaATAAGTCGTGTTactcatttgccacggagttgatcggaccccatacacctctactaaggAATAATAAAGCTCAATCCTTATTTGGCGTGGGGCTGAGCTTTAGGCTGTCTCCAACAGAGCCGGTAAAACGTCCTCTACTCTAAATATAGCGTATATATGTGTCCTGTAAGCGTCCAACAACAAACACTAAATCATCCGCTATAATATagcggctctctctctccctctattTCTGGCGGACACACGACGCTTGCTATGCACTGTTCAGTCACACACGCCAACTCCTTCCATTCTCTCCCGCGCttgctcgtcgtcgtcgtcgaagTCGTTTGAGCTCTCGACTGCTGAGCTGGACGGCCTCGCCGCCTTCCCCGTCCCTGCCCCCGGCCATGGAGCAGAAGATGTCGAACCATCGCCAAGCTACGCGCCCGAGAGGGAGTAGACGAGAGACGGCGGAGGCAGGAGATCGACGGCTGGGGAAGACGTTGGCAAGGTGAACCTCATGATGCTTGTCGCCAATGGCTGGTGCTCAAGGAAATGTTTGAGCCCCTCGGAAATCACGGACGCCTGGCTGGTGCTCAAGGAAATGTTTGAGCACTATAGTCTATAGACATGAACGATGTGatgtatttttttaaaaaattcgGATAACCTTTTCCTTATAGAAACACGAGTAGTAATGTAGGATACAAAATGTAATTATTTTTATTAGTTcctaattcatttttgctagaaaGGATTTTTATTGCGAAATCTCGCACACTGTAGATATAAAGGACTGAATTTAGAGAACATTGCTGGAGATGATGAAAATATAGAGGACAGAATCTTTTAGATTGTGCTGTAAAGGATAGAGAATATTCTTTTAGAGGATGAATTTTAGGGGACGTTATTGGAGACAGTCTTATACCCAAAGGTGAGAGAGGCTGTTGCAACTGACGCCGAGGAATCTGCGGAGTTTGTTGATGGGTGCTACGAGTAGGGACTGTAAGCTAGAGTAGAATAGAAGACCTGCCAAATAGAGGCTGCCTTGCTGCTCTCGCTCGCGTGAATCGGCTGCCTTGCTGCTCTCGCGTAGCTCACATGTAGAACCATGGAGCAGATTGCTTGCTGAGTGCCTACCGCATGCACGACTTATATTTAAACACCCACTCGCTCACTAGCTCATTGTCTCTCTAGTGTATTTGCAACGTCAATTAGACAGCAGAAGTTGCAGGTATGTTGGTGCATAGAAACATCGTTGTACCttaattttcttcttcaattgttCATTTTTCTTACAAAAACCTGCAGGAGGTCCAGCCGTCCAGCTATGGCTCTAGAAAAAATTGCCTCCATCGTTCAAGTGACTCCGTTCAACGTGACGTCGGACTCATACGCCACGTTCATCCAGAACGTACGTGTAGCTCTGGCCGGCGCGAAGCCTGACACGGTGGTAGGGCCCAAATCCAAGGTAAGTCGGCCGGTGCTGGCCAAAGAGGCGTCGTCGTCTGGCCTGCAGCCGCCGAAGTGGATCCACGTCGTGCTCAACGGCAAGGGCGGCGCCGCGCCCACGGTGGCCATCCGCAGCGACAACGCCTACATCGTCGGCTTCACCAACAGCAAGGGGACGTGGTACCAGCTCAGCAGGACGGGCGCCCAGGAGAAGCTCGTCGACGACAACCCCGTGATGGCGGGCTTCGACGGCAACTACAACACGCtcatcggcggcagcgacaagctgCTGACCCTGAACGTCGCCAAGTTTAGCGTGGCGGCCGCGGCCGCCACGTTCTGGAACCACAAGGCCGGAAACACATCATATGGTGACGACTGCGGCAGCgacgaggaagaagaaagcggcaTGCTCCGCGCTGGCGACCCGCTGAAGGTGGCGGTGGCGACCCTCGCCGTGGCCATCTGCGAGGCGGCGAGGTTCGTCCCCGTCTCCACGGTCATCGGCAAAGGTTGGGGCGAGCAACGGGTGAGCGTCACGGCCAAGGAGGTAAGCTACATCATGGACTGGGGTGACCTGTCCCGCGCACTGCTCAAGTGGAAGAGTGGCGGTTATAAGGACGACAAGCCTTTCCAGCCATTCAAGGGTATCG
This portion of the Zea mays cultivar B73 chromosome 2, Zm-B73-REFERENCE-NAM-5.0, whole genome shotgun sequence genome encodes:
- the LOC103643115 gene encoding 60 kDa jasmonate-induced protein; translation: MALEKIASIVQVTPFNVTSDSYATFIQNVRVALAGAKPDTVVGPKSKVSRPVLAKEASSSGLQPPKWIHVVLNGKGGAAPTVAIRSDNAYIVGFTNSKGTWYQLSRTGAQEKLVDDNPVMAGFDGNYNTLIGGSDKLLTLNVAKFSVAAAAATFWNHKAGNTSYGDDCGSDEEEESGMLRAGDPLKVAVATLAVAICEAARFVPVSTVIGKGWGEQRVSVTAKEVSYIMDWGDLSRALLKWKSGGYKDDKPFQPFKGIGINNGEEALAVVALLKLMSGSQSLLAWLKCFWGLLVKKLKREDMNYEKPKTAAIVNPL